acataggaatattatagccaaacttCAAAACctccagataaaagaaaaaaattttcaagaaacaagttaaaaacagttcaaatatgctggagctacaattagaattgaataGGACTTATCAGCAGTCACAATAAAAGCGAGGCCTGTAATCATATttatcaacaatcaaaagaattaggcctatggtcaaaaatatcatcaaaattatttgtaatattgagtgagaaaaaatggacattcaatgaacttgcagattttcagcaCTTTCTATcgaccaaacccaaacttaatagacaatttaacatataagaaccaatatcaaaCATCAATTTCAAataactcaacatggacaaaatgtttatgttttttttttttacatgagaaatgtttaatattgacattaACAATAGGGAACTCAAAAAGAAAGATcagggcagagttaaggtaaaaataggatatttttacaaatatattatatataagattGTGCAAAGATATTGGGGGGAGGGCTCACAGTTCTGAAAActtactcacattgggaatgggttaataGGCAACATTACATTTATACTATggagggtatagcaccctccaaaatttatgaagaaataagGGGAAGAAGGATGGGTAGATAGAGAAGCAAAGGAtgtgggaagaagacaagggagggatccatgggtgggaggaggttaagtaatagtgtCATCAGGgaaagatatgtgtatatgtatattgtggggatgtgtatatatgaatgcatatatctacataggtatatataaatatatactttcttaattaTAGCCTACTTGGTGATGGGGAgattgaaaagggggaaaaagaataaaataaaaaaggttagcagcagagaacaaagaacaatttacaaggaagtaaggaaaagacaagacactcatgaatataatttcttctacatattatacatacacacatacacacacacactttcttgatctgataattttttgatatatattttaaatcctccttgatgttctgctatgcacatgacaatggttttttttgtttgtttgtttgtttcattttgttttatattccttttttgtttttcttgttctgctttttaaaataaattttggggaaaaaattacaacaatttATCTAAACTGATTCTTTATAAGTTCAGTTATCAGCTTAATTAGAAACAATAGATAATGATGATCATACCATTGTTTTTATACTCATAAAACaatgtcttttcctttctagTGATTGAAATATTCCTGTAACTATagctaaaaaaattaatacattaatTAGTCCATATATCATCTAAcctccctcattttagaaatttaaaaaaaaaaaaaacttaaaactttagactgagagagattaagtaatttttctCAGCGTCATCCCACTAGTATCAAATTTAGGATTTACTTGTGAAAAAAAACTACACTGTTTTATGGTCAAATGACATTTGTTGAGCCAAATAGGAAAACCACTTAAGATATTAATTAATCCAGGAATGAAATGATAAGGGTATGAATTTGGGTAATGAAgttcaaaatggaaaaggatagaGAATATAACAAATGAGAAGTAGAGTAGAGGAAAGATTCGAAGATgacagggttttgttttttttttttttagcttagaaGATTTGGGAACATGAAGGTATCCAATTTAGAGAaataagggaaagtcaggaagaagGGACCAATTTTTAAGAAAGATGATAGTCAACTAATTTCAGACATATAAAGGAATTGCTCACCTTCATGTCCTCAAAATCTGTTATCCCCATCTGAGGAAGGTTTGAACAATTAACATGGATGAGTTTTCGGCCATTGATGAAATTTGTTGTAAAACATTCCTGTCAGTACAACAAGAATGTCACTTGAAAGATGTACTGCAGgcagcaaaagaaagaaatagaaatcatgATTGTTTCTAATCCTATGCTTAAAAAAGTAAACTTTATTTTCCACTGtaattacactttttttttttttttaaattaggcttACCACACTAGTTAACTAcctaatgaaatttaaaattgcaGGTTGATactacatagaactcccaatccccctatttttttctgcctgcatttttgatttccttcacaggctaatagtacactctttcaaagttcgattctttttgtacagcaaaataactgtttggacatgtatacgtatattgtatttaatttacattttaacatatgtaacatgttattagtcaacctgccatctgggggaggggggaaggaggggaaaaattgcaacaaaaggcttggcaattgtcaatgctgtaaaattacccatgcatatatcttataaataaaaagctataataaaaaaaatacaaatgcaggttgaggggcagttaggtggcacagtagataaagcaccagccctgaagtcaggaggacctgagttcaaatttggcttcagacacttaacacttcctagctgtgtgatcctggacaagtcataacCCCAACtatctctcagaaaaaaaaaatgcaggttgattcttctttcatgctacaatcattatttatttttttattccacaATCAGTTTTTAAACTGAAGGAGAAATAGAGGATCTCAAATTAACATTGTAATaaactaaaggaaaagaaaattaactctTAGCTTAagatagcaataagaaaaagaaattgaggatttttttttaactgaaagcTTATAATCAGTTGTTGTTCCAAGGTATTTATGACTTCTTACAAAGTATGCATTAAAATGTTTGACAATAGtcaatgacaatagtaatctagtgtttgataaacgcaaagactccagtttctaggataagaactcattatttgacaaaaatttctgggaaaaattcaaaaatagtATGGTAGAAGCTGGGCATTGACTAACACTAGCACCCTATTCCaaaataaggtcgaaatgggttcatgatttagacataaagtgtgatattataaataaattaagagCACAGGGGATAATCCACACCTCTCAGaaatgtggagaaggaaggaatttatggacaaaaaagaactagagaacattataaaatgcaaaatggataattttgattacattaaatttaaaaggtttgtacaaacaaaaccaatgcagtcaagatgaaaagggaagcagaaaacttggaaaaaatgtttacattcaagagttctgataaaggcctcactcctaaaatatgtagagaattgacttaaatatatcagaatacaagccattctccaatttttaaatggtcaaagatcagatgaagaaattaaaacaatttttaatcatatgaaaaaatactagaactatgcccaaagggctatcaaactatacatataccttttgatccagcattatctctactgagtctgtatcccaaagagatcataaaaaaggaaaaaagaccctcatgtataataaaaatgtttgtggcagccctttttgaagtggtaaggaactggaaactgagtagatgcctatcaattgaggaatggctgattaagtcaTAGTATATttatgatatggaatattattgctctgtaagaaactatgagcaggatgatttcagaaaggcccagacttatatgaattgatactaagtgaagcgagtagaaccaagagaacattgtacacagcaacaagatcatgtaatgatcaactatgaaggacttggatcttttcaacaatgaggtgattgaggtgaatttgtgatggagagagccatatacaTCCAGAGGAAGAACCATGGGGGACtgacagtattttcaccttttttgttgcttgcttatttttttcctttttgatctgtttttttttttccccttgtgcagcatgataaatgcgaaaatatgtttagaaaaactgcacatatttaacttatgttggattgcttgctgtttaggggagggggaaggcggacagggagaaaaaattggaatacaaggttttgcaaggataaatattgaaaactatttttgcacgtattttgaaaaaataaaaaagtttgaatATCTCAAGACctgctctttttcctcatccctaATATAATTTTTACTTCCTCCCCCCTTCCAATACCTCAGTCCCTAATTCTGATACTTCCCCATTCTGTAGTAGATTCTTATTTGCTATAATTTTTCCTAAACAACCTGGTATAACTATTGTGCTAAGAACTGCACAAAGACAAATACTAAACTAGTGGGTTcacatttctatttgtattcccagcacttaacacagtgctttgtACATTTGTTGttaaagttgtttttcagtcttctttttgagtttttcttggcagaataTTGGAGGGATTCACCATTCCctcctttagctcattttacagacaaggaactGAGATAAATGGGTTTAggtaacttgcctaggattacccagctagtaagtgtcttaggccagatttgaactcatgaagctgAATCTTTCTAGTTGTAAATGCTTTATTTACTGCACCCTGTGGTTTCCCTTACATAATTAAGAACTTAATATTTacatcaattcattcattcactctcctcttagaaacttaaaatttttccttgctcctcccttccccccaattcCTTTTATGGAAAAGAACTTGTATCAATCTCACTGTGGCCTATTTCCTTGGTATTGCCACAGAGTTTATTTGACCAGgacttatttctctctctttttaatgttACAGCAACATAGTTTGATTTGTTTACTTCCCtctgttataatttttattgatctcTAACTCTTCTAAAAAGAATTTGTTATCTTGCAAAGCAAAATTAGAATTGCCCTAAGGACTCTAATAGTTTTGGAAAGATCatcattttaatttgaatttaaagaGAGTTCTATACCTTGGGGATATTCTGCACATGTTAAATTCTAATTGCTTTAAAAATCAAGGTCAAGCCCTCTTTAATATGTGTATTGTCATATGATATGTCTGATATATGTATGACAAGTGAATCAAGAAAAAGCCTTTTCACatataaatttaagaattttgtatcaaaatattaaaaatataaattaaaactttttttaaaatcttaaatcagTATCTCtgtggaaagaataaaaatgattcatttttagtGATGACTTGTAAAATCACTAGCATTTGAACATTTTTAGCAATTTGGCTATAGTTATAACAGGCCCAAAATACTAATTACAAAATGTGATAGCTATCTGGAAGTATATAACTTCAGGGTTGATACAATATAATTACTGGGAATTAGAAATAACATAATTTGGGCCTGGTGGTAccctattatgaaaaaaaaaaacctaattaagAGGATTCCTTCCATCACCCTCTCATATTTTATACTTTGTCAGAAttagcattttacttttttctaataaaataattttctattactgATTCTTTTAATTAGAATGTTATAAACTATCAGACTGctcacatatatttatgtaaactATAATCAGAGTTCTCTTAAATGTTTGGTCATAGAGCTGTCATTATAACATGGAAAAGGCATTGAAGAACCTATCTGAAGAATAGTTGTCAACAATTATTCCTACTATAGGACTAGAGATAGAATCCTTATATTGAGTTAATTAAAATTGTTGGGGAGGGAAGAACTCCCAAGAAtgggaaaatatatgtaaactgtttgacctcttattccagaaacttgagctgaaccttgaaggacCAAATTTGTGCAAATATCAAGAGGGAAGATAAGTTATGTAGTGTGTGCAGAAAATAGGCCAATTGGCAGAAACTGCATAGAACAAGTTCTGAAATAGCTAACCTTCATGAGGCCtaccctttttttcttcattcaatagtattttatttttccaattaaatttaaaaataattttcaacatttttataagattttgagttccattttttttctccctgcctcccttaaCTTCCCCTTCTCTAAGACAGCAAaccatctgatataggttatacatgtacaataattttaaacaaatttccatatttgtcatgttgtaaaagaaagactagaacaaaagggaaaaaccataagaaagaaaaagttaaccaaaaaaaggtgaacatactatgccttgatccacattcagtctccatagtcctctctctggttgtcaCTTTCCATCctaagactattggaattgtcatagatcaatgtattgctgagaaaagcaaagTCTATCATAGtcgatcatcacacaattttgtactaatgtgtataatgttctcctggttctacttcacTTACATCAATTCATGTCAGTCTTTTAGGCTTTTtcaaaatcagcctgctcatcatttcttatagaacaataaaattccattatgtTCACAGACCatgacttattcattcattccccaactgatggcctTGCAGTCCATTTCTAATTCCtcgccatcacaaaaagagctgctaccaacatttttgcacatgtgggttcatGCCCCTgtgttatgatctctttgggatacagactcagtaacactgctggattcaAGGTTATGTAGTTTTATTCCCTTTGGGGGATCAGTCTGGATCGGTTAGTTATGAGGCCTCTCTTGATCTCCACAGTGGCTAGCTAGTTTCATCCTCCCGCCTCCAATTCCCTTCCATACACTGTTACAGACAGCAGaagctgtttcatttttgcctatgtgaatacatgcacatacatatacacatgtgtgtatacatatacattcattccTACCAGTGATTTCATCACCATAGGGAATTTTCAAAGAAGACTTAACCTTCATTTAACTTGAGTCTTAGTAccctaaaaaaatctttttaaaaatttagatgattTTCCTTAGGGCATACAGCTAGTTATGTTATAACCCTTCTATCCACTAAAATCAAGCTGCGTCTCCTGCCACAGCCTTCAACAATCTAGTGTCACTTCCATATTACAATGAGATACCAGAGGATAACCTTGTTGAATGATAATTTAGTTAAGTAACTAAAATATGCCCTGAATTTATAGAGCTTAAAGTTCTTCACACGTGTATTTCTTAGACAACTTATTCTCAATTTagaaatggttaaatgatttttttcaacatcACACATCCGGACAGTGACAGGGCCAGAATTAGAACCCAGATTTCTTAATCACAGATAATGCTCtatgcaatttaaaaatatttattcatttctatatttctacTGAAGAACTGGGCCAAATGCAGGGGGATGAGTGGGAGAAAAAGATGTTGTGGAAGAAAGTTATGATTTTCCTGGAGTCCTGAATTCATCTACTAGTCAATAGTGTGCTAGTAAGTAAAGTTCAGTGTTCTTTCATTGATAAAATGGAGATTCATAGTGTCCAGGAAAGGAAAGTGTTTCATACACCGGACATCTATGTGTAAATGGGAACTAATCATTATTACCTTGTACTGGGGGAACCCTAGTTGGCTAATCCACTCTGCAACGTCTTCTGGGGTCCATGTGAAGTAAAAAGGTTGTGTCTCAACATCGCTCTCAGTTTGGGGTTGTATTGGGACCTCGGGTTCTGAACTGGGTTGAAGCACAGCtacctcttttttcttcatttccttaagagatcttttaaatttctttccatcAATACTTTCTTTCTTAAGCTCGGATGAGGGGTGGGTTTTTAAGGACTTGATTCTGGGCCTGTAGAACCTCTGAATGCTTAAGAGCCGTTTCGATGACTCTACCGCACTGTCTGAGGAGGATATCTGCGGCTCCTCATCTGTGGCCGATTCCAACACCTTGCTGTCTACCTCGCCCTCACTGCTTTCCATGGAATACCTGGGTTTGCTCATGTCTAGTATGCCTTCCTTAGGAAATCCAGGTCTCATTCTTTCCCCAGGCCTAGTTGCCTCTGGAATCTTTGGCTctaattttttctggagctcGACTTCCACTTCCATGTTCTGAGAAGTCTCGGCCTCGGTCCCTTAGGAATCTCTAGCTCTTCCTGTGAAGGACCCTATTAAGTCCCCACGAGTAGTCCCGGCCTTACCTCTCTGGGACTGGACTTCGGCACCCAGAGAAAtcgctgcctcagtttccttagcaaTCTCTAGCTCTGCCTTTGTAAGGGACGTTTCCTTCCGGGTCTGGCTTTTAATGAACTAAGGAGCTTCTGCCTGAGTTACCTCCGGGACCCTCGACCCTGTGGTTTTAGGAAGCGTTTGCTTAGGCCGAGAGAAGTCCCCAAACCTGGTATCTTGAAGGATACCCCGCTCCCTGTGGGACTCTACGGTCCTAAAAAGTCTCCTCTAGAGGCGGCCGCGGGGTTGCTTTTCCCTCAGAGCCGGGAGTCTCTGGGTTGTCATCACGCCCAGGCTTGAAGATATAATCCTGAGGCGAAGCCGCCATTGTTGCGTGGGGAGGAGGACGCTCCTGGCCTCCGTGGCAACCTGCACTTCCGGGAGCGTCTCCATAGAGACCACGACTTCCGGAAGTGCCCTTGACTAACCGTCCCCTAACCTCCCTTCGCTCTTTCTAGCCGTGGCCTAAAACAAGTATTACCAAAAGAGGCTCTGATTAATGTTCTGTTCCCGTCTCCTACTTTACTAGTTTTCTTTACTATCTCCTACTAGCCAGAGCTGGGGCGGACGGGCCCTGAATGAGGCGGAACTTTGGGGGGAAGGCAGCGCCTGTGAAGGCTCCTTCCGGTCCGGCTCTCTCGGCCCTCGGCTTTTTCCGTCTTGTCGCGGGCCTCGGGCTTCGGCTGTTTCCGGAGCAAGTTCGTTCTCTGGCTGGCTTGCTAGCTCTCAGCTGCCGTGCGACAGGCTGAGGAGGAGCTGAGCTGAGCTGGGCTGGCCTGGGCTGGGCTGCAGATGTCGGACTCGCTCCTCACTTCGGGTTCTGGGTTCTTGAACCCTGGAGGCGACGGGATAGAGGCTGGAGTCGGAGTTGGGGACTGTTCGGCCCCAGCCACAGGTACGTGCTCTAGAAGCTGGGAACCCCTGTAATGAAGGGGTCCCCCCCACCGCCTTTCCCTATACGGCTTCCTCTCAGTCttgatctttctttgtatctcctgctcTGACACTTTGTATCTCTGCGGTCTACCGGCATACgctaggcgcttaataaatgctcattgccTAGCCCGCGCTTGCACCCCTGGGTGTGACGGATTTGTACGCACCCCGGAGAGGACGTGTGGACCCGGACCTCTGAGCCCCACCCCTGCAGGATGGACACACGCTCTCCCCCCGCTGCGGCTCCCCTCCCTCTCAGCCCCTTTACTGCGCCGAGTTGCTGCTCTCGGCGAACTTCTCCCCCTGTTTAGGAATGTTCGCGCTTTCCACTCGCGCCCAGTCCGGACTGTGGCGTCCCTCGATTGCCCCCGGTCGCCGCCCTCGCCTCGCCTCGCCTTCTTTATAGCCCCAAGCCTTGACGGTCTCTTTACCCGAGACCCCCTCTTCTTAGCCCCCATTCCTCACGCACACTTTGCTCCCCAACCCCCCGCTCCTTTTGCTTTATCTGCCATTGCCTCAGGCCTTGCCTCTGGGACTGGAGGGGACCTTAGATTTGGGAGTCTTGACTTGAAGTCCACTAGCAGATACGTGTCAGTCAGCCCGAGAGCACTTATTAAGCGCCTGTGTGTACCGGGCACTGTGCTGAATGCTGGGAGTCCTGCAGCTTGAGAACTTGGAGGGGAAAAGTGCTATCTCTTCTCCCAGACTGTGGTTTCTTTTATAACCCTACACATTCATTATTGTTGTCCTCTTAAGCCTTACTCTGAGTAGTCCGCAGTCCCCACCCGGCTGAGGAGACGGATACCCACTAGAAGATAACTCCTCGGCAGCTAGGTCGTCATTCCAGCCTTTCCCTTGCATAGCGCCGAAACGGAAACCTGAAAGACTGATGTGAACGGCTTGCCCACATCACACAACTTTATGAATAAATGAAGGAGGTCTTCCCGAGACCACTTGTGGTGCTCAGCAAACTACATCTCTGCATCTAGGGCTCTGCGCAGTGCATCTGCCGTCCTTCCTCCTTCCGCTGGCCCCGCCAGCCGTCCGAcatcctccttcctccacccgcCCACCCCCGCACCTCAGCTTGTTCTCGGCTCCCTCCATTCCCAGCTTATGCCGCCCCTCTTGATCTCGCCCACCTCACTGACATCGGGTCATTTGGCATCGGGTTCCTTCAACGAGAAATAAACTCCGAAAACCCCCTCTTTTCCCTATCACCTTCCCGGTCCTCTACAAGAGGGGGGTCACTGGTGTTACTTTTGAGGAAGTAAAATGAAGCCTAATTTGTCATGATAATCTtcagactttttaaaatcaaGGCATAAACATTATCTGTAAGAGTGCCATCAGTAGTACAGAAGAGCGCCGGTTTGGCCGCCTGGAGGACCCGTGTTGGAACTAGGTCTGTTCCATAGCTTCTCTTTGGTTAGAGCTGGGGGTATCCAGAGCCCTCTTTCCTACTTGTTTTCCTTATTCCCTCCCACACGTCTCCAGCCCCTTCCTCTCCAAAAGATGAAGGAAGGGAACCTGACAACTGTTTCCGTGGCTTATCTGTGGAAGCTTAAAATGTCATAGCGTGCTATTGTCTTTGAACATTTTTCCTCGGCTTTCGGCTGGACCCTCCTTTCACTGATTTTTCCCGGGCTACTAAATACAGGGAACACTCAAGGGAGTATGTCAAGGTCCCCTTTGAAACACATTCCCATTTCCTCCTACCTTTCTCAACAAACTATGTGACACTGCATTGCAATAATGGAATTTAAAGTTGGTaagttatttattaagtgcctactatttctCCTAAGCAccggggatacaaagaaaagctaaaAGGCAGTCAGTCTTTGCCCTTGAGCAGGTCATAATGTTATGGAAGACACAACAAACTATACaccagataaataaataattaacagaggaaaggcactagaattaagagagattaagaaaaactTCCTGTATAAAGTAAGACTTTAGCTGAGATCTGATGGAATTCAGGGAAGGTGACCATAAGGAAGGAGAGTGCTCCCTGGGCAAGAGCTAGGGAAAGTGTCTGGAGCCCAAAGTTGAAATGTCTTGTTCACAGAAAAGCAAGGGGGGGGGGTCAGTGTCATTGGAAAAGGGACCACGGTGTAAGAAAGACTAGGAGAGGGCTAAGTTCTAAAGAACTTGGAATGTGAGATAGAAGATTTTGTGTTTGATCT
The DNA window shown above is from Sminthopsis crassicaudata isolate SCR6 chromosome 2, ASM4859323v1, whole genome shotgun sequence and carries:
- the SAMD15 gene encoding sterile alpha motif domain-containing protein 15 isoform X1, with the translated sequence MEVEVELQKKLEPKIPEATRPGERMRPGFPKEGILDMSKPRYSMESSEGEVDSKVLESATDEEPQISSSDSAVESSKRLLSIQRFYRPRIKSLKTHPSSELKKESIDGKKFKRSLKEMKKKEVAVLQPSSEPEVPIQPQTESDVETQPFYFTWTPEDVAEWISQLGFPQYKECFTTNFINGRKLIHVNCSNLPQMGITDFEDMKVISRHTRELLGIEEPLFSRSISLPYRDNMGLFLERKARTGKKADALTLSQFIKDAKLEDYVPEEKKVDPQQPKKKTHSLNLKDKIKLI
- the SAMD15 gene encoding sterile alpha motif domain-containing protein 15 isoform X2 codes for the protein MEVEVELQKKLEPKIPEATRPGERMRPGFPKEGILDMSKPRYSMESSEGEVDSKVLESATDEEPQISSSDSAVESSKRLLSIQRFYRPRIKSLKTHPSSELKKESIDGKKFKRSLKEMKKKEVAVLQPSSEPEVPIQPQTESDVETQPFYFTWTPEDVAEWISQLGFPQYKVISRHTRELLGIEEPLFSRSISLPYRDNMGLFLERKARTGKKADALTLSQFIKDAKLEDYVPEEKKVDPQQPKKKTHSLNLKDKIKLI